The Blautia luti nucleotide sequence TTCAGATCCTGGATCAGTTTCTCCACAAATTCTGCCTGTTCTTCTTTCATCGGCTCATTGTTCAACAACTCATAAAACTCACCAAACAGTTCCAGCTCCGACTTCTGCTCCTGAGCCTCCACTGCCTGAACCTCCCGGTTCTCCCGTGTTCGTTTATTGTCATATTCTAAGCGCATCAGATTCGGATAAACCGTACGCAGCTTCTGCAGTGCTCCCGGCACATCTTCTTCATCCATCAGGGTAATCTGCAGATAATCCATCTTATTCTCAGCAGTATAACTCTCCTTCGCTATCACCTCCATATAAGTTCCCCTCATCTTACGCATATCCCGCATCGGAACCAAAGGTACCATACTGATCTCCACATTCCCCTTCTCCAGAAGCTCCACAATTGTCACCAACTTCTTATGATCTGCTTCCGAAAAAGAATACTTAAGCGGTGTCCCACTGTAACGCAAAGTCTCTCTTCCCATCTTCTGAGGTCTGTGGATATGTCCCAATGCCACATAATCAAAACCCTCAAACACTTCCGCACTCACATTATCAAGACCACCCACAGACGTCTCCTCCGAATCACTCCGGTTTGCTCCCGTCACAAACTGATGCGCCACCAGAATATTTCTCTGCAACCTATCAATCTCGCACTCCTGCAGAGCAGCCACAACACCCTCCTCATAAGTATTGATATCCTCTCGCTGCAGCGCATGCCGCACTGTTGCAGGCTTCAAAAACGGAAGAAGATATACAGATACCGGACCATACTGATCTTCCAGCTCAATCCGCTTCATTTCTCCATTATAAACCTGCGAAATAAAAATACCGCTGCTCTCAAACAGCTTCGCCCCGAAAGAAAGCCTCTCCGCCGAATCATGATTTCCACTGATCATATAAACCGGAATCTTCTCCTTCGCCAGCCTCGTAATAAACTCATCAAACAATTGCACCGCCTCCGCTGACGGCACCGTCTTATCATAAACATCTCCCGCGATCAGAACCCCATCAACTTCCTGCTCCACAAAAATCCCCAACATCTGATCCAGAATATATCTCTGATCCTCCAACATAGAAAAATCATGCACCCTTTTCCCAATATGCAGATCCGCAATATGCGCAAACTTCATCCCACATCTCTCCAATCCAAATT carries:
- a CDS encoding exonuclease SbcCD subunit D, whose amino-acid sequence is MKFAHIADLHIGKRVHDFSMLEDQRYILDQMLGIFVEQEVDGVLIAGDVYDKTVPSAEAVQLFDEFITRLAKEKIPVYMISGNHDSAERLSFGAKLFESSGIFISQVYNGEMKRIELEDQYGPVSVYLLPFLKPATVRHALQREDINTYEEGVVAALQECEIDRLQRNILVAHQFVTGANRSDSEETSVGGLDNVSAEVFEGFDYVALGHIHRPQKMGRETLRYSGTPLKYSFSEADHKKLVTIVELLEKGNVEISMVPLVPMRDMRKMRGTYMEVIAKESYTAENKMDYLQITLMDEEDVPGALQKLRTVYPNLMRLEYDNKRTRENREVQAVEAQEQKSELELFGEFYELLNNEPMKEEQAEFVEKLIQDLKEARA